One genomic region from Quercus robur chromosome 4, dhQueRobu3.1, whole genome shotgun sequence encodes:
- the LOC126722874 gene encoding IQ domain-containing protein IQM3-like, which produces MALSVDCHDHNLESMSMDSQESKETFVSTAAVRLQKVYRSYRTRRRLADSAVVAEELWSQAIDYARLNHSTVSFFNFHKAETAASRWSRISLIASKVGKGLYQDAKAQKLAFQHWIEAIDPRHRYGHNLNFYYEEWGKGDTEQPFFHWLDVGDGKDVDLKDCPRSRLRQECIKYLGLQEREYYEYIIAEGMIVHKQTGSLLDTSQKLQGSKWIFVMSTSKKLYAGEKRKGSFHHSSFLAGGATLAAGRLEAESGKLKSVSAYSGHYRPTAENLGSFLAFLDENGINLDEVQVFSPTEDHESYNSRKSVNEGSYSTKNVQEESKLGELTNSEPSCQAPRENEINSRPSESCTYAQTKSTRTHSYKRTLSSDLQRTRTNLPKKEILQRIKSKKEVSSYQLGHQLSLKWSTGAGPRIGCVADYPLKLRLQALEFVNLSPRDPPTPSVCDVFLSSITTLCVVM; this is translated from the exons ATGGCACTTTCTGTGGATTGCCATGACCATAATCTTGAATCAATGTCAATGGATTCACAGGAGAGTAAAGAAACATTTGTTTCAACAGCTGCGGTGAGGTTGCAAAAAGTTTACAGGAGTTATCGTACCCGGCGCAGGCTAGCAGATTCAGCTGTTGTTGCTGAAGAGCTGTG GTCGCAAGCTATAGATTATGCAAGGCTGAATCACAGCACGGTTTCCTTCTTCAATTTTCACAAAGCAGAAACAGCTGCTTCACGCTGGAGTAGGATCAGCTTGATTGCTTCTAAG GTTGGAAAAGGGTTGTACCAAGACGCTAAGGCACAAAAACTAGCTTTCCAACATTGGATTGAAGCT ATTGATCCAAGACATCGTTATGGTCATAATCTCAACTTTTACTATGAAGAGTGGGGTAAAGGTGATACAGAGCAGCCATTTTTTCATTG GTTGGACGTTGGAGATGGCAAAGATGTTGATCTCAAAGATTGCCCAAGATCAAGGCTTCGACAAGAATGCATTAAATATCTCGGATTG CAAGAAAGGGAATACTATGAATACATAATTGCTGAAGGGATGATAGTGCATAAACAAACTGGAAGTCTCCTTGATACAAGTCAAAAATTGCAAGGCTCAAAATGGATTTTTGTTATGAGTACCTCCAAAAAACTTTATGCTGGTGAG AAAAGGAAGGGATCATTTCATCATTCCAGCTTCCTTGCAGGAGGGGCCACTTTGGCTGCTGGAAGACTTGAGGCAGAAAGTGGCAAGCTCAAG TCTGTATCGGCATACAGTGGACATTACCGACCAACTGCGGAGAACCTTGGCAGCTTCTTAGCCTTCCTTGACGAGAATGGGATCAACCTTGATGAAGTTCAG GTGTTTTCCCCTACAGAAGATCATGAGAGCTACAATAGCCGCAAATCAGTTAATGAAGGAagttattcaacaaaaaatgttCAAGAAGAGAGTAAACTGGGAGAACTAACAAATTCTGAACCATCCTGCCAAGCTCCTAGGGAGAATGAGATTAACAGCAGACCCTCTGAATCATGTACCTATGCTCAAACAAAAAGCACACGAACACACAGTTATAAGAGAACCTTGTCCAGTGATCTCCAGAGAACCAGAACAAATCTTCCAAAGAAAGAGATATTGCAGAGGATCAAGTCAAAAAAGGAAGTAAGTTCATATCAACTAGGGCATCAGCTATCATTGAAATGGTCAACTGGAGCAGGCCCAAGAATTGGGTGTGTTGCGGATTACCCTCTGAAACTAAGGCTTCAAGCCCTCGAGTTTGTTAACCTCTCACCAAGGGATCCTCCCACACCATCAGTCTGCGATGTTTTTCTTAGTTCAATTACAACTTTATGTGTGGTAATGTGA
- the LOC126722875 gene encoding pleiotropic drug resistance protein 2-like has product MAADVAGDELVRSISSKRMSFQSSSSKRSWASSSLREAWTGQTDVFQKSGRGDDEEELRWAALERLPTYDRLRKGMLKQVLDNGRVGYEEIDVTNLGVQDKKHLIESVLKVAEEDNEKLLRRLRDRTDRVGIDIPKIEVRFEHLSIEGDAYVGTRALPTLLNSTLNSIEVVLGLIKLLPSKKRAVKILRDVSGIVKPSRMTLLLGPPGSGKTALLQTLAGKRDKDLRESGRVSYCGHELSEFVPQRTCAYISQHDLHHGEMTVRETLDFSGRCLGVGAAYELLAELSRREKEAGIKPDPEIDAFMKATAMAGQETSLVTDYVLKILGLDICADIKVGDEMRRGISGGQKKRVTTGEMLVGPAKALFMDEISTGLDSSTTFLIVKFMRQMVHIMDVTMIISLLQPAPETFDLFDDIILLSEGQVVYQGPRENVLEFFENVGFKCPERKGVADFLQEVTSKKDQEQYWCKKNEPYRYTSVPEFVDHFHNFHIGQKLSEELGIPYDRSKAHPAALVKEKYGISNWELFKACFAREWLLMKRNSFIYIFKTTQITIMSIIAMTVFLRTKMKHGRLEDGGKYYGALFFSLSNVMFNGMAELALTMFRLPVFFKQRDFLLHPAWAFCLPIWLLRIPLSLMESGIWICLTYYTIGFAPAPSRFFRQLLAFFSIHQMALSLFRFIGAIGRVQVVSVTLGTFTLLLVFVLSGFIVAKDDIEPWMIWGYYISPMMYGQNAIAINEFLDERWSAPNPDPSIPEPTVGKVLLRARGMFKEDYWYWICVGALLGFSVLFNICFIMALTFLNPLGDSKSVIVEEDDNNKSGKQSSNGQLQTRSIELSTSSTAPMFQGIDAVKNTPDNSIHSAAENAPTRTGMVLPFQPLSLAFNHVNYYVNMPAEMKSQGIKEGRLQLLRDVSGAFRPGILTALVGVSGAGKTTLMDVLAGRKTGGYIEGSISISGYPKNQATFARVSGYCEQNDIHSPNVTVYESLVYSAWLRLAKEVNQETRKMFVEEVMDLVELNPLRNSMVGLPGVNGLSTEQRKRLTIAVEMVANPSIIFMDEPTSGLDARAAAIVMRTVRNTVDTGRTVVCTIHQPSIDIFEAFDELLLMKRGGQVIYTGPLGHHSHKLVEYFEAIPNVSKIKDGYNPATWMLEISSPAVEAQLDVDFAEIYANSELYKKNQELIKELSMPAPGSNDLCFPTKYSQSFVTQCKACFWKQYWSYWRNPRYNAIRLLMTMVIGVIFGLIFWNKGNKTHKEQDLLNLLGALYAAVLFLGGTNTAAVQSVVAIERTVFYRERAAGMYSALPYAFAQVAVEIIYVAIQTFVYTLILYSMIGFHWRPEKFLWFYIFILMCFLYFTLYGMMVIALTPGPQIAAIVMSFFLSFWNLFSGFLIPRPLIPIWWRWYYWGSPVAWTLYGLMTSQVGDKTTPIEVPGKGYVTVKYYLESRLGFEYDFLGAVVAAHIGFVLLFFFVFAYGIKFLNFQRR; this is encoded by the exons ATGGCGGCTGATGTGGCCGGAGATGAACTTGTAAGGTCCATTAGCAGTAAGAGGATGAGTTTCCAGTCATCCAGCAGCAAGAGAAGCTGGGCCTCTTCGAGCTTGCGTGAGGCTTGGACAGGACAAACTGATGTGTTTCAGAAGAGTGGGAGGGGAGATGATGAAGAGGAGCTGAGGTGGGCCGCATTAGAGCGGCTTCCAACGTATGATAGGTTGAGGAAAGGAATGCTGAAGCAGGTTTTGGATAATGGGAGGGTTGGTTATGAAGAGATTGATGTTACCAATCTTGGAGTGCAGGACAAGAAACATCTCATTGAGAGTGTACTTAAGGTTGCTGAAGAAGATAACGAGAAGCTCCTTCGTAGGCTAAGGGACAGGACTGACAG GGTGGGAATTGACATTCCGAAGATTGAAGTCCGGTTTGAGCATTTATCAATTGAAGGAGATGCATATGTTGGAACCAGGGCACTCCCAACACTGCTGAATTCAACTTTGAATTCAATTGAG GTGGTTCTTGGGTTAATCAAGCTTTTGCCATCAAAGAAAAGGGCTGTCAAGATTTTACGTGACGTGAGTGGAATAGTGAAGCCATCAAG AATGACACTGCTTCTGGGACCTCCGGGATCAGGAAAAACTGCATTGCTGCAGACACTTGCTGGGAAGAGGGACAAGGATCTCAGG GAATCAGGGAGAGTCAGTTACTGTGGTCATGAATTATCAGAATTTGTTCCACAGAGAACTTGTGCATACATTAGCCAACATGATCTTCATCATGGGGAAATGACAGTTAGAGAGACGTTGGACTTTTCAGGACGTTGTTTGGGAGTTGGAGCAGCTTATGAGCTGTTGGCAGAATTGTCAAGACGAGAAAAAGAAGCAGGAATAAAACCAGATCCTGAAATAGATGCATTCATGAAAGCCACAGCAATGGCAGGCCAAGAAACAAGTCTTGTTACGGACTATGTTCTCAAG ATTCTTGGATTGGATATTTGTGCTGACATTAAGGTGGGTGATGAGATGAGAAGAGGCATATCTGGTGGACAAAAGAAGCGTGTTACAACAG GAGAGATGCTGGTTGGACCAGCAAAGGCTCTTTTCATGGATGAAATATCAACTGGTCTGGACAGTTCAACCACTTTTCTGATAGTCAAGTTCATGAGGCAGATGGTTCATATAATGGATGTGACAATGATAATTTCTCTTCTGCAACCTGCACCTGAAacctttgatctttttgatgaCATTATTTTACTTTCAGAGGGTCAGGTTGTCTACCAAGGTCCGCGTGAGAATGTACTTGAATTTTTCGAAAATGTGGGCTTCAAGTGCCCTGAAAGGAAAGGAGTTGCAGACTTTTTGCAAGAGGTTACTTCCAAAAAGGATCAGGAGCAGTATTGGTGCAAAAAGAATGAACCTTACCGATATACCAGTGTTCCTGAGTTTGTAGACCACTTTCATAATTTTCACATTGGCCAGAAACTTTCTGAAGAGCTTGGAATTCCATATGATAGATCTAAAGCCCATCCTGCAGCATTAGTAAAAGAGAAGTATGGAATTTCAAATTGGGAACTCTTCAAGGCATGCTTTGCAAGAGAGTGGCTATTGATGAAGCGcaactcttttatttatatattcaagACAACCCAGATTACCATAATGTCAATTATTGCCATGACAGTGTTCTTAAGAACTAAAATGAAGCATGGTCGATTAGAAGATGGAGGGAAATATTATGGTGCATTGTTCTTCAGTCTCAGTAATGTCATGTTCAATGGAATGGCAGAACTTGCATTGACTATGTTTAGGCTTCCTGTATTTTTTAAGCAGCGAGATTTCTTGTTGCATCCAGCATGGGCTTTTTGCTTACCGATTTGGCTCCTTAGGATTCCCCTCTCATTGATGGAGTCAGGAATATGGATCTGCCTAACATATTACACTATTGGGTTTGCTCCTGCTCCTAGTAG GTTTTTCCGCCAATTATTGGCATTCTTCAGCATCCATCAGATGGCCCTATCTCTCTTCCGTTTTATTGGAGCAATAGGAAGAGTTCAAGTTGTGTCAGTTACACTTGGTACCTTTACATTGTTATTGGTTTTTGTCCTTAGTGGGTTCATTGTAGCCAAAG ATGACATTGAACCATGGATGATATGGGGCTACTACATTTCTCCCATGATGTATGGACAGAATGCCATAGCCATTAATGAATTTCTTGACGAAAGATGGAGTGCA CCCAATCCTGACCCAAGTATTCCTGAACCCACCGTTGGAAAGGTTCTTCTCAGGGCCAGGGGCATGTTTAAGGAAGACTATTGGTACTGGATTTGTGTTGGGGCACTCCTTGGGTTTTCTGTGCTTTTTAACATCTGTTTTATTATGGCACTCACATTTCTAAATC CCTTAGGTGATTCAAAATCCGTTATTGTTGAGGAGGATGACAATAACAAGAGTGGAAAGCAGTCCTCTAATGGACAGCTTCAGACGAGGAGCATAGAATTGAGCACATCTTCAACTGCTCCAATGTTTCAAG GTATTGATGCAGTGAAGAACACTCCAGACAACTCAATTCATAGTGCTGCAGAGAATGCTCCTACTAGAACAGGAATGGTGTTGCCATTCCAGCCTTTGTCACTTGCATTTAATCACGTAAATTACTATGTCAATATGCCAGCT GAAATGAAGAGTCAAGGAATCAAAGAAGGTCGTCTCCAACTGTTACGAGATGTTAGTGGTGCTTTCAGGCCTGGTATTTTAACAGCATTGGTTGGTGTAAGTGGTGCTGGAAAGACCACATTGATGGATGTTTTAGCAGGAAGAAAAACTGGCGGGTACATTGAAGGAAGTATCAGCATATCTGGTTACCCGAAGAACCAAGCAACTTTTGCTCGGGTTAGCGGTTATTGTGAACAGAATGATATCCATTCACCCAATGTTACTGTCTATGAATCTCTTGTGTACTCTGCCTGGCTGCGTCTTGCTAAGGAAGTTAATCAGGAAACTCGAAAG ATGTTTGTTGAGGAAGTCATGGACTTGGTTGAGCTAAATCCATTGAGGAATTCTATGGTTGGTCTTCCAGGAGTAAATGGTCTGTCAACTGAACAAAGAAAGAGACTCACAATAGCTGTAGAAATGGTTGCTAATCCCTCCATCATATTCATGGATGAGCCGACGTCAGGCCTTGATGCTAGAGCTGCAGCAATTGTAATGCGCACAGTGAGAAACACGGTGGATACAGGGAGAACAGTTGTCTGCACAATTCACCAGCCAAGCATAGACATTTTTGAAGCTTTTGATGAG CTGCTGTTGATGAAGAGAGGTGGACAAGTCATTTACACTGGGCCCCTTGGTCACCATTCTCACAAGCTTGTAGAATACTTTGAG GCCATCCCAAATGTTTCTAAGATCAAAGATGGATATAATCCTGCAACATGGATGCTAGAAATCAGTTCTCCTGCAGTTGAGGCTCAACTTGATGTGGATTTTGCTGAAATTTATGCCAATTCTGAACTGTACAA GAAGAATCAAGAACTCATCAAAGAGCTAAGCATGCCTGCACCAGGATCAAATGACCTTTGCTTCCCCACCAAATATTCCCAATCCTTTGTGACTCAATGTAAAGCTTGCTTTTGGAAGCAATATTGGTCTTATTGGAGAAACCCACGATATAATGCCATCCGGCTCCTCATGACAATGGTCATTGGTGTTATATTTGGACTAATTTTCTGGAACAAAGGAAACAAGAC GCACAAGGAGCAAGACCTGCTGAATCTACTGGGGGCTCTGTATGCTGCTGTTCTTTTCCTTGGAGGCACCAACACTGCTGCAGTGCAGTCTGTTGTGGCAATTGAAAGGACAGTTTTTTACCGCGAAAGAGCAGCAGGAATGTATTCAGCCTTGCCTTATGCATTTGCCCAG GTGGCTGTAGAGATAATTTATGTTGCTATCCAAACTTTTGTCTACACTCTTATCCTTTACTCAATGATTGGATTCCATTGGCGACCTGAAAAGTTCTTGTGGttttacatatttatcttgATGTGctttttgtatttcacattGTACGGGATGATGGTTATAGCTCTGACTCCTGGCCCCCAAATTGCTGCCATTGTTATGTCCTTCTTCCTAAGCTTCTGGAACCTGTTCTCTGGTTTCCTCATCCCAAGGCCG CTAATTCCAATATGGTGGAGGTGGTATTACTGGGGTTCTCCTGTGGCTTGGACACTCTATGGGCTTATGACCTCCCAAGTGGGTGACAAGACTACTCCAATTGAGGTACCTGGAAAAGGCTATGTTACAGTGAAATATTACCTAGAGTCTCGCTTGGGCTTTGAATATGACTTCCTTGGAGCTGTTGTTGCTGCCCATATTGGCTTTGtcctccttttcttctttgtctttgCCTATGGCATCAAGTTCCTCAACTTCCAAAGGAGATAA